The following proteins are co-located in the Streptomyces bottropensis ATCC 25435 genome:
- a CDS encoding ATP-binding protein translates to MTAPSSPRSPGERPALRSVLPLPLVTALLTATATGAAVAVAPQSVRTPLAAGAGAAALLLTAVVAVAMHARVSVRLLRLRLDAVSRETGLLLRERARRAEEFAQERGRLTEEFVQERARIAAEFARERVRLTTESERERERLSDERDRAAEEITQERVALSERAKQAETERSAVLAVTANVAGRMQALATATLADLRAMEERHADEDVLADLLHLDHRTAQAGRLADSVAVLAGARSGRRWARPIPMESILRGAMGRIGAYRRVRLHSSSETAVAGHAAEGVMHALAELLDNAANFSPPTAEVHVYVEEVPAGAIISVEDSGLVMGDVQLRRAERAVSGEATDLASLSGTRLGLAVVGRLARKHALRISFRPSARGGTGVLMLIPQDVLASTMPTTASPTGSAPAQSPYGGVRAPHDLDAEPTPTHSFPTDAPAAPVADPVADALIDSLSGYRNATPAPDPTPAPAPAPDNPAGAPAFGSSYDGSSDYSSGYSSDYSSGSSQDSSYDSPYDSSHDPSYGSPRGTSGSAFGSSFRSSFSSEFGTGEYESGSADETAAPSDALPRRRRGQSLADAEARTRAAADAAAARPERTSRPAEDASSGAVRFSSFRRAVRGTGGGLDQAFVQGTAADDEGATGVPPGTGAALEPVRDAAAPAEAVRQPELEPVRESEWGAVAGSAWEPGPEPVRETAWEPGPPVQDGAWAPEPARGLVWEPEAVKEAAWQAEAAAELPWAPDPAGEAKWELDPVRELAWEPARDTRPAPDDDTGSASYPSPSYPDPDPDPDPDPDPAGERLPAPDPRTHPHLEGDHTP, encoded by the coding sequence ATGACCGCGCCCAGCTCACCTCGCTCACCAGGCGAACGCCCCGCCCTGCGCTCAGTCCTTCCCCTGCCCCTGGTGACCGCCCTGCTCACCGCGACCGCCACCGGAGCCGCGGTCGCGGTGGCGCCGCAGTCCGTGCGGACGCCCCTCGCCGCCGGGGCGGGGGCGGCCGCGCTGCTGCTCACGGCGGTCGTCGCGGTCGCCATGCACGCGCGCGTGTCGGTGCGACTGCTGCGCCTGCGGCTCGACGCCGTCTCCCGGGAGACCGGTCTGCTGCTGCGGGAGCGGGCCCGGAGGGCCGAGGAGTTCGCGCAGGAGCGGGGGCGGCTGACGGAGGAGTTCGTCCAGGAGCGGGCGCGGATCGCGGCCGAGTTCGCCCGGGAACGGGTGCGGCTGACGACGGAGTCCGAGCGCGAACGCGAACGACTGTCCGACGAGCGGGACCGCGCGGCGGAGGAGATCACCCAGGAGCGGGTGGCGCTGTCCGAACGCGCCAAGCAGGCCGAGACCGAACGCTCCGCCGTCCTCGCCGTCACCGCCAACGTGGCAGGCCGGATGCAGGCCCTCGCCACCGCCACCCTCGCCGACCTCCGCGCCATGGAGGAACGTCACGCCGACGAGGACGTCCTCGCCGACCTGCTCCACCTCGACCACCGCACCGCCCAGGCGGGCCGTCTCGCCGACTCCGTCGCCGTCCTCGCGGGCGCGCGCTCGGGCCGCCGCTGGGCCCGCCCGATCCCCATGGAGTCGATCCTGCGCGGCGCGATGGGCCGCATCGGCGCCTACCGCCGGGTCCGGCTGCACTCCTCCAGCGAGACCGCCGTCGCCGGTCACGCCGCCGAGGGCGTCATGCACGCGCTCGCCGAACTCCTCGACAACGCGGCGAACTTCTCGCCACCGACCGCCGAGGTCCATGTGTACGTCGAGGAGGTCCCGGCCGGCGCGATCATCTCGGTCGAGGACTCCGGGCTCGTCATGGGCGATGTCCAGCTCCGGCGCGCCGAACGCGCCGTGTCGGGCGAGGCCACCGACCTGGCGAGCCTCTCCGGCACGCGTCTCGGCCTCGCCGTCGTCGGCCGCCTCGCCCGCAAGCACGCCCTGCGGATCTCCTTCCGCCCGTCCGCGCGCGGCGGCACGGGCGTCCTCATGCTCATCCCGCAGGACGTCCTGGCGAGCACGATGCCCACGACGGCGTCTCCCACGGGGTCCGCCCCGGCCCAGTCGCCCTACGGAGGCGTGCGCGCCCCGCACGATCTGGACGCCGAGCCGACGCCGACCCACTCGTTCCCGACGGACGCCCCGGCCGCCCCTGTCGCCGACCCGGTGGCGGACGCCCTGATCGACTCCTTGTCCGGCTACAGGAACGCCACCCCCGCGCCGGATCCGACCCCGGCTCCGGCCCCGGCCCCGGACAATCCGGCCGGCGCACCGGCGTTCGGTTCCTCGTACGACGGTTCGTCCGACTACTCGTCCGGCTACTCGTCCGACTATTCGTCCGGTTCCTCGCAGGACTCCTCTTACGACTCCCCTTACGACTCCTCTCACGACCCTTCGTACGGGTCCCCGAGAGGCACTTCGGGTTCCGCCTTCGGCTCGTCGTTCCGCTCGTCGTTCAGCTCGGAATTCGGCACCGGGGAGTACGAGTCCGGTTCCGCCGACGAGACCGCCGCCCCCTCAGACGCCCTGCCCCGGCGCCGTCGCGGCCAGTCCCTCGCCGACGCGGAGGCCCGTACCCGGGCCGCGGCCGATGCCGCCGCGGCCCGGCCGGAGCGGACCTCCCGGCCCGCCGAGGACGCAAGCAGCGGTGCCGTGCGGTTCAGCAGTTTCCGCCGCGCGGTGCGGGGCACGGGCGGCGGGCTGGACCAGGCGTTCGTCCAGGGGACGGCCGCGGACGACGAGGGCGCCACGGGTGTGCCGCCCGGGACCGGCGCCGCCCTGGAACCCGTACGGGACGCCGCCGCGCCCGCCGAAGCCGTACGGCAGCCGGAGTTGGAGCCGGTGCGGGAGTCCGAGTGGGGTGCGGTGGCGGGCTCGGCGTGGGAGCCCGGACCCGAACCCGTACGGGAGACGGCCTGGGAACCCGGGCCACCCGTGCAGGACGGCGCATGGGCGCCCGAGCCCGCGCGGGGCCTCGTGTGGGAGCCGGAGGCGGTGAAGGAGGCGGCCTGGCAGGCGGAGGCCGCCGCCGAGCTTCCCTGGGCGCCGGACCCCGCGGGGGAGGCCAAGTGGGAGCTGGACCCCGTAAGGGAACTGGCCTGGGAACCCGCACGGGACACCCGCCCGGCCCCGGACGACGACACCGGCTCCGCGTCCTACCCCTCCCCGTCCTACCCGGACCCCGACCCGGACCCCGACCCGGACCCCGACCCGGCCGGAGAGCGGCTCCCCGCCCCGGACCCGCGCACGCACCCCCACCTGGAAGGCGACCACACCCCATGA
- a CDS encoding DUF742 domain-containing protein, translating into MSRPGRDDLPDRLYTLTGGRSRSAPGTPFDLVTLVVAESQPVPGMQSEHVAILRLTERPTAVVEIAAELRLPVSITKVLLSDLLAAGRVSARHPNQATLIDPDILEQVLVGLRNL; encoded by the coding sequence ATGAGCCGGCCCGGCAGGGACGACCTGCCCGACCGGCTCTACACGCTCACCGGGGGGCGCAGCCGTTCGGCGCCCGGAACGCCGTTCGACCTGGTGACCCTGGTGGTGGCGGAGAGCCAGCCGGTGCCCGGCATGCAGTCGGAGCACGTGGCGATCCTGCGGCTGACGGAGCGGCCGACGGCGGTCGTGGAGATCGCCGCCGAGCTGCGGCTGCCGGTGAGCATCACGAAGGTGCTGCTCTCCGACCTCCTCGCGGCCGGCCGGGTCAGCGCCCGGCACCCGAACCAGGCCACGCTGATCGATCCGGACATCCTGGAGCAGGTGCTAGTTGGACTTCGCAACCTCTGA
- a CDS encoding cytochrome P450 — MPPLSSPASVPVPLLGARVQGAPAARYGDLRREHGEVVPVLLDGGLPAWLVLGYSELHQVTSDPELFSRDSGLWNQWPNIPADWPLLPVISPDQPSVLGTVGERHRQRAALIEEALEAVEPLELRGHVERFADELIDVVCGVGAADLVGQFAALLPVRVLAYLFGFREEHGPGLVVALNDILDGQDRAMAAEGYLRTAMDRLVSERLRQPGDDVVSRLLANARAYEVTVEEVTHDVMVMLAVGHQPTADWIGNSLHLMLTDERFAASLFGGRSSVAEAMNEVLWEDAPIQNVAGRWATRDTRLGGRVLRAGDLVLLGLQGANSDPRVRTQGALTGGNNAHFSFGHGEHRCPFPAQETAEVIARTGIEVVLDRLPDMDLAVPSGALARRVSPWLRGLVELPVRFAPGPVRGV; from the coding sequence CTGCCTCCGCTCTCGTCCCCCGCGTCCGTCCCCGTGCCCCTCCTCGGTGCGCGTGTCCAGGGTGCTCCCGCCGCCCGGTACGGGGATCTGCGGCGGGAGCACGGCGAGGTGGTGCCCGTGCTGCTCGACGGGGGCCTACCGGCGTGGCTGGTGCTCGGCTACAGCGAGCTGCACCAGGTGACCAGCGATCCGGAGCTGTTCAGCCGGGACTCGGGGCTGTGGAACCAGTGGCCGAACATCCCGGCCGACTGGCCGCTGCTCCCCGTCATCAGCCCCGATCAGCCCTCGGTCCTCGGCACGGTCGGCGAGCGGCACCGGCAGCGGGCCGCGCTGATCGAGGAGGCGCTGGAGGCGGTCGAGCCGCTCGAACTGCGCGGCCATGTCGAGCGGTTCGCGGACGAGTTGATCGACGTGGTGTGCGGGGTGGGCGCGGCCGATCTGGTGGGGCAGTTCGCGGCGCTGCTGCCCGTACGGGTGCTGGCGTACCTCTTCGGCTTCCGGGAGGAACACGGTCCCGGGCTGGTGGTCGCGCTGAACGACATCCTCGACGGCCAGGACCGGGCGATGGCGGCGGAGGGGTATCTGCGCACGGCGATGGACCGGCTGGTGTCGGAGCGGCTGCGGCAGCCCGGCGACGACGTGGTCTCGCGGCTCCTCGCGAACGCGCGCGCGTACGAGGTGACGGTCGAGGAGGTCACCCACGACGTGATGGTGATGCTGGCGGTGGGGCATCAGCCGACCGCCGACTGGATCGGCAACTCGCTGCATCTGATGCTGACGGACGAGCGGTTCGCGGCGTCGTTGTTCGGAGGGCGCAGCAGTGTGGCCGAGGCGATGAACGAGGTGCTGTGGGAGGACGCGCCGATCCAGAACGTGGCCGGGCGGTGGGCCACCCGTGACACACGGCTCGGTGGGCGGGTGCTCCGTGCGGGTGACCTCGTCCTGCTGGGGCTCCAGGGGGCCAACTCCGATCCGCGGGTGCGTACGCAGGGGGCGCTCACCGGTGGCAACAACGCGCACTTCTCCTTCGGGCACGGGGAGCACCGGTGTCCCTTTCCGGCGCAGGAGACGGCCGAGGTCATCGCCCGTACGGGTATCGAAGTCGTCCTGGACCGGCTTCCGGACATGGACCTCGCGGTCCCGTCCGGGGCCCTGGCCCGGCGGGTGTCTCCTTGGCTACGGGGGCTGGTGGAGCTGCCTGTGCGGTTCGCGCCGGGGCCGGTCCGTGGGGTCTGA
- the serC gene encoding phosphoserine transaminase encodes MADIQIPADIKPADGRFGAGPSKVRTEALDALAATGTSLLGTSHRQAPVKNLVGQVREGISELFSLPEGYEVVLGNGGSTAFWDIATHGLIENKSQHLTFGEFSSKFAKAAKLAPWLAEPTVVSCDPGTHPEPAAEAGVDVYAFTHNETSTGVAAPLNRVAGADEGALVLVDATSGAGGLPVDIAETDVYYFAPQKSFASDGGLWIGVFSPAAIERAERIHASGRHVPEFFSLPTAIDNSRKNQTYNTPALATLFLLDQQLKWINGQGGLSWSTARTKDSSTRLYTWAEESKYASPFVTDAAKRSQVIGTIDFSDEIDAAAVAKVLRANGIVDTEPYRKLGRNQLRIAMFPAIAPDDVEALTKCVDYVIEKL; translated from the coding sequence GTGGCTGATATCCAGATCCCCGCTGACATCAAGCCCGCCGACGGACGTTTCGGCGCGGGCCCCTCCAAGGTTCGGACGGAGGCGCTGGACGCGCTGGCCGCGACCGGCACCTCTCTGCTCGGCACCTCCCACCGCCAGGCCCCGGTGAAGAACCTGGTCGGCCAGGTCCGTGAGGGCATCAGCGAGCTGTTCTCCCTGCCCGAGGGCTACGAGGTCGTCCTCGGCAACGGCGGCTCCACGGCCTTCTGGGACATCGCGACCCACGGCCTGATCGAGAACAAGAGCCAGCACCTGACCTTCGGCGAGTTCAGCTCGAAGTTCGCCAAGGCCGCGAAGCTCGCCCCCTGGCTCGCCGAGCCGACGGTCGTCTCCTGCGACCCCGGCACGCACCCGGAGCCGGCCGCCGAGGCGGGCGTCGACGTCTACGCCTTCACGCACAACGAGACGTCCACCGGTGTCGCCGCCCCGCTGAACCGCGTGGCCGGCGCGGACGAGGGCGCCCTCGTCCTGGTCGACGCCACGTCCGGCGCGGGCGGCCTGCCCGTCGACATCGCCGAGACCGACGTCTACTACTTCGCCCCGCAGAAGTCCTTCGCCTCCGACGGCGGCCTCTGGATCGGCGTCTTCTCCCCGGCCGCCATCGAGCGCGCCGAGCGGATCCACGCCTCCGGCCGCCACGTCCCGGAGTTCTTCAGCCTCCCCACGGCGATCGACAACTCCCGCAAGAACCAGACCTACAACACCCCGGCGCTCGCGACCCTCTTCCTGCTCGACCAGCAGCTGAAGTGGATCAACGGCCAGGGCGGTCTGAGCTGGTCCACGGCTCGGACGAAGGACTCCTCGACCCGCCTCTACACCTGGGCGGAGGAGAGCAAGTACGCGAGCCCGTTCGTCACGGACGCGGCCAAGCGCTCCCAGGTCATCGGCACGATCGACTTCTCGGACGAGATCGACGCCGCCGCCGTCGCCAAGGTCCTGCGCGCCAACGGCATCGTCGACACCGAGCCCTACCGCAAGCTCGGCCGCAACCAGCTGCGCATCGCCATGTTCCCGGCGATCGCCCCGGACGACGTCGAGGCGCTCACCAAGTGCGTCGACTACGTGATCGAGAAGCTCTGA
- a CDS encoding alpha/beta hydrolase translates to MRRSAAVLCGAGVVLAGTLSAVPANASGSPSANTVQAAAAKVAWKKCATDNSPTLQCGSVKVPLDYAKPNGKKITLALSRVPHTSKTYQGPLLVNPGGPGGSGTGLASFVASSLPKKVAAQYDVIGFDPRGVGASKPALDCKPGYFDPVRPDSVPSTSAIETANVKRAQSFAKACGTKYKDVLPYINTISAVKDLDSIRKSLGAKKINYFGYSYGTYLGAVYAKLYPQRVRRLVLDSIVDPTGVWYEDNLDQDYAFDKRHKAFTKWVAKYNSTYKLGTDPKKIEAKWYAMRDALAKKPAEGKVGASELEDTFIPGGYYNGYWPFLAEAFAAYVNDKDTAPLVDAYDNFAAIDSSGDNGYSVYTSVQCRDASWPRDWKKWTKDNWAVYKKAPFMAWNNAWYNAPCAFWPTKSLKPVNIANSKLPPTLLFQATDDAATPYQGGVTVHKLLKNSSLVVEQGGGNHGISLSGNSCLDKYLATYLTNGKVPHGKGTADATCKKLPDPTPAPAEQKSAQSTLSTVGGAGATSGETLHGILGFRG, encoded by the coding sequence ATGAGAAGAAGCGCAGCCGTGCTGTGCGGCGCCGGCGTCGTTCTGGCCGGGACGCTCAGCGCCGTTCCCGCCAACGCCAGCGGGTCGCCCTCCGCGAACACCGTCCAGGCCGCCGCCGCGAAGGTCGCCTGGAAGAAGTGCGCCACCGACAACTCGCCGACGCTCCAGTGCGGCTCGGTGAAGGTGCCGCTCGACTACGCGAAGCCGAACGGGAAGAAGATCACGCTGGCGCTGTCCCGCGTGCCGCACACCTCGAAGACGTACCAGGGCCCGCTGCTGGTCAACCCGGGCGGCCCCGGTGGCAGCGGTACGGGTCTGGCCTCGTTCGTCGCGTCCTCGCTGCCGAAGAAGGTCGCCGCGCAGTACGACGTCATCGGCTTCGACCCGCGGGGAGTGGGCGCGAGCAAGCCCGCCCTGGACTGCAAGCCCGGTTACTTCGACCCGGTGCGCCCGGACTCCGTGCCCAGCACGTCCGCGATCGAGACGGCCAACGTGAAGCGCGCCCAGTCCTTCGCCAAGGCCTGCGGTACCAAGTACAAGGACGTCCTGCCGTACATCAACACGATCAGCGCCGTGAAGGACCTGGACTCGATCCGTAAGTCCCTCGGCGCGAAGAAGATCAACTACTTCGGTTACTCGTACGGCACCTACCTCGGCGCCGTCTACGCCAAGCTGTACCCGCAGCGGGTGCGGCGCCTGGTGCTGGACTCGATCGTGGACCCGACGGGTGTCTGGTACGAGGACAACCTCGACCAGGACTACGCCTTCGACAAGCGCCACAAGGCGTTCACGAAGTGGGTCGCGAAGTACAACTCCACGTACAAGCTCGGCACCGATCCGAAGAAGATCGAAGCCAAGTGGTACGCCATGCGGGACGCGCTCGCCAAGAAGCCGGCTGAGGGCAAGGTGGGCGCCTCCGAGCTGGAGGACACCTTCATCCCGGGCGGCTACTACAACGGCTACTGGCCCTTCCTGGCCGAGGCGTTCGCGGCGTACGTGAACGACAAGGACACCGCCCCGCTGGTGGACGCGTACGACAACTTCGCCGCCATCGACTCCTCCGGTGACAACGGCTACAGCGTCTACACCTCGGTGCAGTGCCGTGACGCGTCCTGGCCGCGCGACTGGAAGAAGTGGACCAAGGACAACTGGGCGGTCTACAAGAAGGCCCCGTTCATGGCCTGGAACAACGCCTGGTACAACGCGCCGTGCGCGTTCTGGCCGACCAAGTCGCTGAAGCCGGTGAACATCGCCAACTCCAAGCTCCCGCCGACGCTGCTGTTCCAGGCGACGGACGACGCGGCCACCCCGTACCAGGGTGGGGTCACCGTCCACAAGCTGCTCAAGAACTCCAGCCTGGTCGTCGAGCAGGGCGGCGGCAACCACGGCATCTCGCTGAGCGGCAACAGCTGCCTCGACAAGTACCTGGCGACGTACCTGACCAACGGCAAGGTGCCGCACGGCAAGGGCACGGCCGACGCCACGTGCAAGAAGCTGCCCGACCCGACGCCGGCGCCCGCCGAGCAGAAGTCGGCGCAGTCCACCCTGAGCACCGTCGGCGGGGCCGGCGCGACCAGCGGTGAGACCCTGCACGGCATACTCGGCTTCCGAGGCTGA